Within Candidatus Bathyarchaeota archaeon, the genomic segment GTTGAGCCACATGATGCTGGCTGAGAGGCACCTCTTAAAGACTGCAGTCCTTTCCGGCTTTGCTTTCTCTTCTTTCTCCCCGTGCATCATGTATAGAAAGATCAGCAGTAGTGCAATGAATGTTAGACCCATCAGAATAAGCCTAATCATGGCGTAGTATTCTTCAACGGACATCGTCAACACGGCCTTCTAGCTATTTTTCAGTTCAGCATATAAGGTTGACGCTTCCTTTTTTAATCATCTTTCATGGAGCGTGACCTGTGCTTTTCCATTCTTTCATTAAAACATCATATAATTGGTCGTCTTCCTCTATTAGGTCGTAGCGCCCTAGGCATTCAGCTATCTTCTGGGCGATAAGATGATAGCACAGGTGCGCCTTCTTCTCCATGACGTTATAGTAAAAGTCGTTGCAGGAGCAGAACTCGGCTGCAGGCAAGATTAGATAGTCACGTTCTCTCCCAACTACTATCCAGACGACTCTATTGCTCGGCTTAAAGGTATACTTCTTCACCCTTTCCTCTTTAAGGGCTTCCCATGCTTTAATGAAGCGGGAGCCGAAGACCTCTGTCAGATAGTTTAGCATGTCGCCTGCGATTTTGCCCTCTTTTTTTGCCTCTTCACAGAGTCTGGCGAGAATTTCTGATTCCCTCTCGCCTTTCATTAGTTTAACCTACCCTAAAGTTATCTTCTGCCTGGAGATAATAATGTTTTTTGTGCATCAGCTTAGTGTTCTCAGCTGGCTGAGATTGCCTAGAAATGTTCCATCCAAGAGAATTATTTCTGCTTTTCCAAGATCTACGCTTCCTGAGCGCAGAACCGGACCAATGAATTCTTCGAATTTCTTCTGTCTTGAGAATGATGGAGTGTTGATTGTTTGTCCCCCTAGAAAATCATTGAATGATGGCATTATGATTAGGTTCTTCGTCCGGGCTTCTAGGTTAAACTCGGATCTTAGGATTTCTTCAATTTTTTTCTCTTCTTTTGCCTTCTTTCCATAATGTCGGAGCACGAATCTTGCCAGGTGGTTTCTATTACACGGGGCTTTTACCCAGACTTGTCTCGTGATTCGGAAGCCGAATGGGTCCCTGAAGCCTACTACTGGGTGAACGTGGCCTATTACAAGTGTTTCACATCTGAGTAGACTTACGTCTGGCCATGTGTGTCCATGGAAGAAGCCAACTTCGCCTATCACTGTTCCTCGAGTAGGCAGGATTTTAACGTTATCTGGAAGTAGCGCCTCTAAATTTCCATCATGATTTCCGAGTAAAACTTGGACTTCTGCTACATTTTTTGATATCTCTTCGAAGAAGAATGGGACGTCCTGCCACTCCTCCAGCTCAATCCTTGCTATGGTATGTTTGATGTCGCCTAGAAGTAGAACAAAGTCCGGTTTCTCGGAGGACATTATACTGAGGATCTTCTCAATGATCTTCTGGGTCTGCGATGGGACATGTACACCTTCTTCGGAGAGGGCAACCTCCCAGCCTATATGCAGGTCCGAGATTACGAGACATTTCTCGGAGCCTTTTCGGACTAGGAGTGCCGCGTGGGGAGTTAAAAGTTTTATTGAGGATGCAGATAGGCTCATCTGAAATTCACGGTTAACTCTTCTCTGAGATGAGGTTGGTTATCTCCTGATAGAGGATGCTGTTTGCCGCCGCTATTAGTGAGAAGTGTCTGATCTTGGTTAATGGTATACTTGAAAAGTCTTCCTCTTCGAGTAAGTTGAAGATGCCTCCTGCCTCTCTGATGATAAGCATGGCTGCAGCGAAGTCCAGTGTCCTGAGTTTTCCACGTAGATCTACATAGGCATCTATTTGACCTGATGCAACCATGCAGATTTCTAGGGATGCTGAACCGAATGATCTAATTCCCTTCGCTAATCTAATAAGTGGGATGGCTTTTTGCGCACTGCTAACAGCGCGGGATACATCTACGCATAGAACGCTCTCCTCTAACGACGATTTTTCGGACGTCTTAATCGTTTTTCCTTCGCATCTAGCGCCTTTTCCTTTTTCAGCTTCATATATTCGACCGTTATAGAGATTCATTACAATCGCGGTCTCGATTCCCTCTAAGCTGTCCTTTGGGGATATTGCGAGTGATAGTGATACAAATTCTATTCCTCTCACAGCGTTTGTGGAGCCGTCAACCGCATCCGAGATTATATAGAAGGCTGGGTTGGCGCCGATGCGCTTTACACCTCTCTCTTCCCCGATGAAAATGCATGATATATTGTTGCGTTCGAGATGGTCTATTATCGCCTGTTCTGCGACTTCGTCAATGAACCTTGTCTCGTCGCCTCCATATCCCGCTCCAACGATTCTTCCGGCTTCAGGCTTTCCGAGGATGGGGTTTACGGTTTGGTAGACTTCTTTGGCGATTCTTCTGAGAATTTTGAGGTTTTCTTTCAATCTTTCACGCTCTGGCAAACTTGTGAATTAGTAAGTTTGGTTCAATTATTGTTTACCCCTTAATGAACCTTCAGTTTGCCGCATTTGAGTGGTGGCGCGCCAAAATTATGCAACTATTTTATTTTGTTCCGCATTTCTTTTTCTTTACTTCTTTCGCCTTTTTCTCCTTCGCTCCATAATAGTAGTATTTCTTCTTTTTCTCTTCGCTCATAGAATCCAGGTTCTCCTCCGTTTTTGGCTAGATGAATTATTGTTTAAAAACTATTTAACCTTTGAGACCTTTTGTTTCATGCCGCCTAATCGTATCGCGCTTTTGTATATTGCTGGCTTCTCATTTGCCTCAGGAATTGAGGGATGCATCTTTCATCTGTTACCGGATCGAATCTTTCGATGTCTCTATATTCCAGTGGGATAACGATTCTGGAGACCATCCCGTGGAGGCTATATGGGAGCCTAATTAGCCTCATACTGCCAGATGTGACCCACTCGTCTATGTGAAAGCCCCTTCCTTTAATGTCTTCCGCCAGTCTTTTACGTTCTTTTGTAGTTAGCTTGTATGCCTCAGGGTCTAATACGTGGATGTGGAATCCTCTTCCCGAGTAGACTATTCTGACATCCGTGAACATCTTCTCGAGTTCCTCATAGAGCGCTGCGGTCTCCTCTTTAACCATGTTGAATTCTTTTTTGCAGAAGCCTAAGCCTTGATGCTTCTCCATCTTTTCTTTGAGTGTTCCGTGGATTGGGCATGTAATGTTTTCCGGGTCTATGTCGAAGGCGACTTCTTGGCCTGCTTCCATCCCCTTCTCATCGTATAGGTTTCTATCATAATAGACGGATTCCGGTCTGAACTCTATGATCTGTCTTCTCACATCTTCAAGGTCTTCGTATTCGTCTATCAGGATTGTGGTTGAGGCGTCATCCTCATATTCTTCGGGGTAGATTCCAGTATGCCTGCCGATGATCACGGCGAAGATGAGTCTGCTAACGGGTTGACTGAACCATTCTATAACCTTTTCTAGGCTGAATTCTTCCCTATAGAATATCTCCCTTTCACTGAGGGTTGAGTACCTCATGCCTCTAGGAAGGCGGTACCTCTTCAAGCCAATATTTCCTCTAGGCGAGCATTGGTGATCTAGATTGTTCCGGCTTCCCAGCTTGAGATGTACTGCTTCTGCTCCTCGGTCATCTGATCAATTTTTATCCCCATTCCTTCAAGTTTCATACGGGCTACAAGCTCATCGATCTCTGGTGGGACATTATAGACTCTTGGCTCCATCCTCGGCGCATTTGCTATGTACTCGACGCATAGGGCTTGGTTTGAGAAGGACATGTCCATTACTTCTGAGGGGTGCCCCTCGGCTGCCGCGAGGTTGACGAGTCTTCCCTCGGCGAGTAGGTAAATCCTTCTTCCATCTCTCAGCATGTACTCTTGTAGGTTGGGCCTTACTGTCCTTTTTGATGTTGAAAGTTCCTCTAGGTCGGGGATTTTTACTTCAACATTGAAGTGTCCGCTATTCGCGATGATTGCGCCGTCCTTCATCCTTGAGAAGTGTTCTTTTCTGATGACGTTTATGTTTCCAGTGACGGTCACGAAGATGTCCCCAACCTCGGAGGCTTCGGTTAGCGGCATGACTTGGAATCCGTCCATGACGGCTTCGAGGGCTCTTATAGGGTTTACTTCCGTCACGATCACGTTTGCGCCCATTCCCCTAGCTCTTAGGGCTAGGCCTCGTCCGCACCATCCGTATCCGCAGACCACAAACTTTTTTCCTGCCAGAAGTATGTTTGTCGCTCTGAGTATTCCGTCTATGGAGCTCTGCCCCGTCCCATATCGGTTGTCGAAGAGGTATTTAGTGTAGGCATCGTTTACGGCGATTATCGGGTATCTTAGTGCCCCTTTCTCAGCCATTGCTTTTAGGCGGATCACTCCTGTTGTTGTTTCTTCGGTTCCGCCCTTAACGTCTAGTAGGGCCTCCGCCCTTGATGTGTGTATGGTCGTCACGAGGTCTGCTCCATCATCCAGCGTTATTGTTGGCTGGTGATCGATTACCCGGTTCACACACCAATAGTACTCATCTGTTGTCTCACCTTTCCACGCGTAGACGTGAATGCCTTGCTTCGCTAGGTATGCTGCTACTTCGTCTTGGGTTGAGAGGGGGTTTGACCCGCATAGGGAGACCTCTGCCCCCCCTTCGGCAAGTGCTTCGACGAGCACGGCTGTCTCCTTTGTCACGTGTAGGCATGCTCCGATGTTAAGGCCCTCTAGGGGCTTTTCTCTTCTGAATCTTTCTGCAATTTTGCTTAGAACTGGCATGTGCATTGCAGCCCATTCTACGAGAAGCCTTCCATTCTCAGCTAGGCCTATATCTTTAACCTTGAATTCTTGCATCTGTCTCTTCTCCTTTCAAATCTACTTGGGCTATTATGAATATAAAAGGTGTTTTGAGTTATTTTTCGTCCGGGAGGTTTTGGGATAATCTGTTTTCATGTATGCCTATCTAGCCTTGATGCGTTTGACAATTGGCGGTCTAGTCTTTTTTAGGACGCGGTATCTGCAGTATGGGCATCTTATTCCAAGCTCAAGATCCGTTGAGCTGACTAGGGAACCGCATTTGAGGCACTGGTATATGAGGTTTGGGTGTTCTCTCTTTTCTTCTTCCATGGGATTTCACTCCAATCTCTGAAGGTCCTCCCATTATTTAGGCTTTACCTTTTCCTATTGTGTAAATAGGTTGAAGAGTGCGCTGATATTCGAGGGGATAATTTAAAAAGAGGTGAAGTGGAAAATAAGTTAAAACTGATCTTGAATTTAATGTAGAAGGAGTAGATTCGTGGTTGCTTGAGGTTCTGATACTTGCTGGTGGCGGCGGTCATACTGGCTACGCCTATGCTCTTGCTCAGGCGCTTTATGGGAAAGTTTCTCTATCGTTTCTTGTTCCAGAGGGGGACAGGCTGAGCGAGGCGAGGATGGGTAGGTTTGGAATAGTGGGAAAGCTGGTGAAGGCTCGCGGTCCAAAAACTCCCTTCTATAAGTTTGCCTGGGGTTTGGCTAAATCTTTCCTTCAGTCTATTTTCAGGGTGTCTAGGAGGGTTAATGTGGTTGTTAGTAGTGGGAGTAACTTCTGCATTCCGCCGGCTTTGACCGCCTGGTTTAAGGGTGTGCCAGTTGTGAATATTGAGAGTTCGGTGCGTTTTACTAGGGCCTCTATGACGGCGAGGATTCTCCAACCTTTTTCCGATCTTACGGTTCTGCAGTGGGAGGAGCAGAGGAGGATTCTTCCCGGCGGGGTTGTTGTTGGTCCGCTTTTGCCTAAGCCTGAGGTCAAGCCTTGGAGCGGCGGTTACATTCTTGTGACTGGAGGAACATATGGGCATAGGGCGCTCTTCGATGCTGTGATGAAGAGTAGTTTGACGAATGTTGTCTTGCAGACTGGTCAGGTTGATCCGCAGCCTTATATTGAGGCGCATCCCGAGTGGAGGGTTATCACTGTAACGCCTAGGTTTCATGAGCTCTTAGCCGGCGCGGATGTTGTGGTGACCCATTTCGGGTCAACGGTTCTGGATGCCCTTGTTTATGGGAAGCCATGCGTCATTGTGCCTAATCCCGAGTGGACCCGGACTGCGGGTGAGGAGGATGCGAAGGTTCTTGCGGATAAGGTGAATGCTGTTATGGTGAGCGAGATAAGTAAGGAGAGCATATTTGAGGCGATAGAGGAGGCTAGGACTAGGAGGGTGCCGTCTTTTCAGAATGGGGCTGAGAACCTTGCGCGTATGATAATTGATCTTGTTTCAGAGTCTTCTTAGAGCATCTGGAAAGATTGGTCTCTTTTAAAGAATAGAATTCTTTGCCTAGGTTATGGATACTCCGGCATGTATGCGTGCTGGTCTTTGGTTCTGCCGTTTGTAGATTAGTAGTAGGATGGCGGCTGCCCGCAGGTATATTGATGAGCCCATTAGGAGTGAGGTTACAGGGATTTTGAATATGCCTGCGTTGAATGTCCAGCTGTATGTGAGCCCTTTGAAGCCGAGTTGGAAGAGGTACCAGTCGTATAGGTTGCAGGGTCTCTGGAATAGGAGTATTCCGACTGGGTAATAGAATAGATCGTTCATTAGGCTTGCTGTGAGGCCTAGGCATAGGATTAGCTTCCATTCTTCTAGGCCTAGGAGGAATAGGAGGGGGATGAATGCGATGAAGTATGTGACGACAAGCCAGAGGTGGTATCCAGGTATGTTTGAGCCTGGCACCACAAGGTCGATATAGTTCACGTATATTAGGCCATGCAGGATGCTGAAGAGGAATAGTTTAGTTACCAGCGATATTGATGTCTCCTGTCTTTTCACCTTGCTCCACTGGCGTGTGCCTCCCCAGCACGTGAGCATGTGAGCACTTCGGGGTCTCTTAAGAGAAGCACTTCGGGCGTTATGCGCCCAGCCATATCATTAAGCTGCACATTCAATATTATCATGAGGTGAGATGCTAGGGATACTTTGCCGGTTCCTAACTTCGAGGCGGATATGGAGAGAATCTTTTTCAGGAGTTCTTTAGGCATCTCATCTGGTCGAAGTGTAACGCAGACGGTTGCATATCTTTCTTTTACTCTGTGGTCTGCGGTCTGCAAGGCTTCTCGTTAAGTAT encodes:
- a CDS encoding metallophosphoesterase; the encoded protein is MSLSASSIKLLTPHAALLVRKGSEKCLVISDLHIGWEVALSEEGVHVPSQTQKIIEKILSIMSSEKPDFVLLLGDIKHTIARIELEEWQDVPFFFEEISKNVAEVQVLLGNHDGNLEALLPDNVKILPTRGTVIGEVGFFHGHTWPDVSLLRCETLVIGHVHPVVGFRDPFGFRITRQVWVKAPCNRNHLARFVLRHYGKKAKEEKKIEEILRSEFNLEARTKNLIIMPSFNDFLGGQTINTPSFSRQKKFEEFIGPVLRSGSVDLGKAEIILLDGTFLGNLSQLRTLS
- a CDS encoding D-fructose 1,6-bisphosphatase — encoded protein: MKENLKILRRIAKEVYQTVNPILGKPEAGRIVGAGYGGDETRFIDEVAEQAIIDHLERNNISCIFIGEERGVKRIGANPAFYIISDAVDGSTNAVRGIEFVSLSLAISPKDSLEGIETAIVMNLYNGRIYEAEKGKGARCEGKTIKTSEKSSLEESVLCVDVSRAVSSAQKAIPLIRLAKGIRSFGSASLEICMVASGQIDAYVDLRGKLRTLDFAAAMLIIREAGGIFNLLEEEDFSSIPLTKIRHFSLIAAANSILYQEITNLISEKS
- a CDS encoding DNA primase, coding for MKRYRLPRGMRYSTLSEREIFYREEFSLEKVIEWFSQPVSRLIFAVIIGRHTGIYPEEYEDDASTTILIDEYEDLEDVRRQIIEFRPESVYYDRNLYDEKGMEAGQEVAFDIDPENITCPIHGTLKEKMEKHQGLGFCKKEFNMVKEETAALYEELEKMFTDVRIVYSGRGFHIHVLDPEAYKLTTKERKRLAEDIKGRGFHIDEWVTSGSMRLIRLPYSLHGMVSRIVIPLEYRDIERFDPVTDERCIPQFLRQMRSQQYTKARYD
- the ahcY gene encoding adenosylhomocysteinase encodes the protein MQEFKVKDIGLAENGRLLVEWAAMHMPVLSKIAERFRREKPLEGLNIGACLHVTKETAVLVEALAEGGAEVSLCGSNPLSTQDEVAAYLAKQGIHVYAWKGETTDEYYWCVNRVIDHQPTITLDDGADLVTTIHTSRAEALLDVKGGTEETTTGVIRLKAMAEKGALRYPIIAVNDAYTKYLFDNRYGTGQSSIDGILRATNILLAGKKFVVCGYGWCGRGLALRARGMGANVIVTEVNPIRALEAVMDGFQVMPLTEASEVGDIFVTVTGNINVIRKEHFSRMKDGAIIANSGHFNVEVKIPDLEELSTSKRTVRPNLQEYMLRDGRRIYLLAEGRLVNLAAAEGHPSEVMDMSFSNQALCVEYIANAPRMEPRVYNVPPEIDELVARMKLEGMGIKIDQMTEEQKQYISSWEAGTI
- a CDS encoding DNA-directed RNA polymerase subunit P, with product MEEEKREHPNLIYQCLKCGSLVSSTDLELGIRCPYCRYRVLKKTRPPIVKRIKAR
- a CDS encoding polysaccharide biosynthesis protein; translated protein: MLEVLILAGGGGHTGYAYALAQALYGKVSLSFLVPEGDRLSEARMGRFGIVGKLVKARGPKTPFYKFAWGLAKSFLQSIFRVSRRVNVVVSSGSNFCIPPALTAWFKGVPVVNIESSVRFTRASMTARILQPFSDLTVLQWEEQRRILPGGVVVGPLLPKPEVKPWSGGYILVTGGTYGHRALFDAVMKSSLTNVVLQTGQVDPQPYIEAHPEWRVITVTPRFHELLAGADVVVTHFGSTVLDALVYGKPCVIVPNPEWTRTAGEEDAKVLADKVNAVMVSEISKESIFEAIEEARTRRVPSFQNGAENLARMIIDLVSESS